A stretch of the Marivirga tractuosa DSM 4126 genome encodes the following:
- a CDS encoding TMEM175 family protein: protein MRKVFETVVGLNPNFSFRGKQQTRIETFSDAVFALAITLLVLSSTIPETFEDLWASMRDVIPFAICVALIIVIWYQHYIFFLKYGLQDKVTILLNTILLFVLLVYVYPLKFLARFLSEIYGGIFGIIETDLSRFGEYSHQNLKLLMVNYGLGAFAIFLVFSLMYWRAYKMKSLLDLNSYEIFDTKSSIIANLLMCSVPLLSLIITLIDPWGNFRTTILSGFLYFLYVPIMIVFGRITSKKSRRLLQD, encoded by the coding sequence ATGAGGAAAGTTTTTGAAACAGTAGTAGGGTTAAATCCCAACTTTTCTTTTAGGGGCAAACAGCAAACTAGGATAGAAACTTTTAGCGATGCGGTTTTTGCTTTAGCGATTACACTCTTGGTTCTATCTTCAACTATTCCAGAAACCTTTGAGGATCTATGGGCATCCATGCGCGATGTGATTCCATTCGCCATTTGCGTAGCATTGATCATAGTGATTTGGTACCAGCACTACATATTCTTTTTGAAATACGGTCTCCAAGACAAGGTTACAATTTTGCTCAATACTATCTTATTATTTGTTCTTTTGGTATACGTATACCCATTAAAATTTTTAGCAAGATTTCTATCCGAGATATACGGAGGTATTTTTGGTATAATTGAAACGGACCTCTCACGATTTGGTGAGTACAGCCACCAAAATCTAAAACTATTAATGGTTAATTATGGTTTAGGAGCCTTTGCCATTTTCTTGGTGTTTTCTTTGATGTATTGGAGAGCCTATAAAATGAAATCACTTCTTGATTTAAACAGTTACGAAATATTTGATACCAAAAGCAGTATTATTGCAAATTTATTAATGTGTTCCGTTCCTTTGCTATCGTTAATAATTACGCTCATAGATCCATGGGGCAATTTTAGAACCACGATTTTAAGCGGATTTTTATATTTTCTCTACGTGCCAATAATGATTGTTTTTGGAAGGATTACATCCAAGAAATCCAGGAGGCTTCTCCAGGATTAG
- a CDS encoding YihY/virulence factor BrkB family protein translates to MAKFLIKWFQIFKNSGIKFFEENPFKHSASTAYFTIFSLPAIGLVAITVAGYFYEDDVVRTQFLDQINQLMGESSSEQIDSLLSSATVQSDRVLFQIIGIGTLLFSATTVFISLQDSLNTIWSIKAKPKKGIVKFIINRLLSLAMIAALGFLLLVSLLADTVISFIQTHIKEILDGATIYIIQIMNIAISLGFITLVFAIIFKVLPDAKLKWRDVWVGAFVTTVLFVAGKFSLGFYLGTANLTDSYGAAGSFVAILVWVYYSVLILLFGAQVTFIYSKEMGRIILPKEGAVAVSVTEVERERGTAE, encoded by the coding sequence ATGGCTAAATTTTTAATTAAGTGGTTTCAAATATTTAAGAACTCAGGCATTAAATTCTTTGAAGAAAACCCATTTAAACACAGTGCTTCAACTGCTTATTTCACCATATTTTCCTTACCTGCTATTGGCCTGGTCGCCATTACTGTTGCAGGATATTTCTATGAAGATGATGTGGTTAGAACCCAGTTTTTGGATCAAATCAACCAATTAATGGGTGAATCTAGTTCTGAGCAAATCGATAGTCTGTTGTCCTCTGCCACAGTACAATCTGACCGTGTTTTATTTCAAATAATAGGGATAGGCACTTTACTTTTTAGTGCCACTACAGTATTTATTTCTTTACAAGATAGTTTGAATACCATCTGGAGCATTAAAGCAAAACCTAAAAAGGGGATTGTAAAATTTATAATCAACAGATTACTTTCTTTGGCGATGATAGCTGCTTTAGGCTTTCTACTTTTGGTTTCTTTGTTAGCAGATACGGTCATCTCATTTATACAAACACATATAAAGGAGATTTTAGACGGAGCAACCATTTACATCATTCAGATCATGAATATTGCCATATCCCTTGGCTTTATTACCCTAGTTTTTGCCATAATATTTAAAGTCCTTCCTGATGCTAAACTTAAATGGAGAGATGTTTGGGTAGGTGCTTTTGTAACCACCGTGTTATTTGTAGCAGGTAAATTTTCTTTAGGCTTCTATTTAGGAACTGCGAATCTTACAGATTCTTATGGAGCAGCTGGGTCTTTTGTAGCTATATTGGTTTGGGTTTATTATTCTGTATTAATTCTATTATTTGGCGCACAGGTTACTTTTATTTATTCTAAGGAAATGGGAAGGATTATTCTACCAAAAGAGGGGGCAGTTGCAGTGAGTGTTACAGAAGTTGAAAGGGAAAGGGGTACGGCTGAATAA
- a CDS encoding PDZ domain-containing protein encodes MIKKGLKIFAISFAVLLLLFISFIYLMYSNFEKLGHAEIVNENHNDTIPFYYSNSGHILIDVSLEDDTTTYPFILDSGASNIIFNKEDSDIELENDGFSFGIGASRNFFWSRIKKLDKIQLGSLTFENIHLKSVDYNAECFEAYGLIGTGIMRHLDWQIDFEKSVIIVSDEINKDSISPNALKFKLSENSFGHQLRIPIKLSESGQIISPLVDLGSNSNLSIDENYIIEDSLSFDSKRFYGSGASGLGDAVDEKFEGRIYLIDTLSFVGSGHSINNFPISAESNSLNLLGLGFFKKYKTTISWKDDLLFLEPNDSVQNFLGKTAGMGTRFVKKHKKIMISSLTEDSPATKSNLSIGDEILSVNGLSMFNEQEYCDMRNSISGQDTLTIEVKHQDTVRNVQIIKRAIF; translated from the coding sequence ATGATAAAAAAAGGCCTTAAAATTTTTGCGATTTCATTCGCAGTCTTGCTACTTCTATTCATTTCATTTATCTACTTGATGTATTCTAATTTTGAAAAGTTAGGACATGCTGAAATAGTGAATGAAAATCATAATGATACAATTCCCTTTTACTATTCAAATTCAGGGCATATTTTAATAGATGTAAGCCTAGAAGACGATACGACAACATATCCTTTTATTCTAGATAGTGGGGCAAGTAACATAATCTTTAATAAGGAAGATTCAGATATTGAACTAGAGAATGATGGTTTTTCATTTGGAATAGGTGCAAGTAGAAACTTTTTCTGGTCAAGAATAAAAAAGCTGGATAAGATTCAATTGGGAAGTTTGACTTTTGAGAACATTCATCTAAAGTCTGTAGATTATAATGCAGAATGTTTTGAAGCTTATGGTTTAATAGGTACTGGAATTATGCGCCATCTTGATTGGCAAATCGATTTTGAAAAGAGCGTGATCATTGTTTCTGATGAAATCAATAAGGATTCTATTTCTCCAAATGCGTTGAAATTCAAACTTTCGGAAAACTCTTTTGGACATCAATTGAGAATACCTATTAAATTATCTGAATCAGGACAAATAATAAGCCCTTTAGTTGATTTGGGCAGTAATTCAAATTTGAGTATTGATGAAAATTACATTATAGAGGATTCCTTATCATTTGATTCAAAAAGGTTTTATGGTAGTGGTGCTTCTGGTTTAGGCGATGCAGTAGATGAAAAATTTGAAGGAAGGATTTATTTAATTGACACGCTCAGTTTTGTGGGTTCGGGTCATAGTATAAATAATTTCCCAATTAGCGCAGAATCTAATAGTCTAAATTTATTGGGTCTGGGGTTTTTCAAAAAATACAAAACTACCATCAGCTGGAAAGATGATCTACTTTTCCTTGAGCCTAATGATTCTGTTCAGAATTTCCTTGGTAAAACTGCTGGGATGGGAACTCGTTTTGTTAAGAAGCATAAAAAGATAATGATCAGTTCATTAACGGAAGATTCTCCTGCTACTAAATCGAACTTATCAATAGGAGATGAAATTTTGTCAGTAAATGGCTTAAGCATGTTTAATGAGCAAGAATACTGTGATATGCGGAATTCTATTTCTGGACAAGATACTCTTACCATTGAAGTAAAGCATCAAGATACTGTTAGAAATGTGCAGATTATAAAGCGAGCTATTTTTTAG
- a CDS encoding CPBP family intramembrane glutamic endopeptidase: MRTTKMNHNGWLRVLGIIIPFCITLLFFQYLIGEIVGIELFKFDATRTIERSLLTVFSFLITTLFTVWLFVRFVDKEHPTSIGLSFKNRTSDLFLGLGLGLLIMGLGFLILLILGEINFQKFHFDPGELFLMLLLFIMVAIAEEVLFRGYVLKNFMLSFPPFLALIISSLLFSLMHGFNPNTSFTGFTNLFLAGVLLGLPYLYRRNLMFPIALHFSWNFFQSLLGFNVSGSSSYSLIEFKIHQETLLNGGAFGFEGSTLAIVAHLIAIIWIWIYYQSKKSIKPSSIFRKDI, translated from the coding sequence ATGAGAACCACCAAAATGAACCATAATGGATGGTTACGAGTCTTAGGAATCATCATCCCATTTTGTATTACCTTATTATTTTTTCAATATTTGATAGGGGAAATTGTAGGAATTGAGCTTTTTAAATTTGATGCTACAAGAACTATAGAGAGAAGTCTTCTTACTGTTTTTTCTTTTTTGATTACTACCCTTTTTACTGTTTGGCTATTTGTCCGTTTTGTGGATAAAGAACATCCAACTTCCATAGGGTTAAGCTTTAAAAACAGAACTTCAGATTTGTTTTTAGGTTTGGGACTCGGACTGCTCATTATGGGATTAGGCTTTCTTATATTATTAATTCTAGGAGAAATAAATTTTCAAAAATTCCATTTTGATCCAGGGGAATTATTCTTAATGCTTTTGCTTTTCATCATGGTGGCAATAGCAGAAGAAGTCTTGTTTAGAGGCTATGTACTGAAAAACTTCATGCTTTCTTTCCCTCCTTTTCTGGCATTAATTATCTCTTCCTTGCTATTCTCTTTAATGCACGGTTTTAATCCGAATACTAGTTTCACAGGATTTACTAACTTATTTTTAGCGGGAGTATTATTGGGTTTACCATACCTCTATAGGAGAAATCTTATGTTCCCTATTGCACTCCACTTTAGCTGGAATTTCTTTCAATCTTTGTTAGGATTTAATGTAAGTGGAAGCTCTTCTTACTCTTTAATTGAGTTTAAAATTCATCAGGAAACGTTGCTAAATGGTGGTGCCTTTGGTTTCGAAGGATCGACTCTAGCCATTGTTGCTCACCTAATTGCCATTATTTGGATTTGGATCTATTATCAAAGTAAAAAATCAATTAAGCCATCGAGTATTTTCAGAAAGGATATATAA